A genomic stretch from Pontibacter liquoris includes:
- a CDS encoding PDDEXK nuclease domain-containing protein — MLSNQSSPPAIKVLDQDVVNIFQDSCVFEFLNLPEPHSEGALQKALLAQMKHFIRELGRDFLFVGAEYRLQVGNSDFCVDLLFYHRRL; from the coding sequence ATGCTGAGTAACCAGAGCTCGCCGCCAGCGATCAAAGTGTTAGACCAGGATGTGGTCAACATCTTCCAGGACAGCTGTGTGTTCGAGTTCCTCAACCTGCCGGAGCCACACAGCGAGGGAGCGCTGCAAAAGGCGCTGCTGGCACAGATGAAGCACTTTATCCGGGAGCTGGGCAGGGACTTTCTCTTCGTGGGGGCGGAATACCGGCTGCAGGTGGGCAACAGTGATTTCTGCGTGGACCTGCTGTTTTACCACCGAAGGCTGTAG
- a CDS encoding histidinol-phosphatase, with product MKYIFLILLLFVLTDLRAQEPSSKWYKGNTHAHSYWSDGDDFPEMIMDWYKTHGYDFISLSDHNTLGDEEKWKPIPKHPFRQRRFAEYLTKYGSSWVTYKTDSTGQISVKLKTLAEYRPLFEEKGRFLIIQAEEVSDGYGGKPIHMGAINVKELVKPQGGNSVAEVMQNNLDAVYEQRQRTGQPMFAHINHPNFEWAIKLEDMVQLKGDRFFEVYNGHPHVHNYGDTATMGMEELWDKLLIHYIHQGKPLLYALATDDSHNYLEHKIGLSNPGRGWIMVKAQSLTAGALIDAMERGDFYATTGVELEDVSFKKKTLAVKVKPVPGIDYTIQFWGAEKSADGVRQGGKLLKEVKGIKATYKLRKKDLYVRAKIISSQLKENPYMEGDLVTAWTQPVAKP from the coding sequence ATGAAGTATATCTTTTTGATCCTGCTACTCTTCGTTCTGACTGATTTACGGGCACAGGAACCAAGTTCTAAATGGTATAAAGGAAATACCCACGCACACTCTTATTGGAGCGATGGCGATGATTTTCCGGAAATGATCATGGACTGGTACAAAACGCATGGCTATGATTTTATTTCTCTGTCTGACCACAATACCCTTGGCGATGAGGAAAAGTGGAAACCCATTCCCAAACATCCTTTCCGCCAAAGGCGGTTTGCGGAATACCTGACAAAGTATGGCAGCAGCTGGGTAACGTATAAAACAGACTCAACAGGCCAGATCAGCGTGAAGCTGAAGACGCTGGCGGAATATCGCCCATTGTTTGAGGAAAAGGGCCGGTTCCTGATTATACAGGCCGAGGAGGTCTCGGATGGCTATGGTGGAAAGCCAATTCACATGGGGGCGATCAATGTGAAAGAACTAGTGAAACCCCAAGGGGGCAACAGTGTGGCCGAAGTGATGCAAAATAACCTGGATGCGGTTTATGAGCAGCGGCAAAGAACCGGGCAACCCATGTTTGCACATATAAACCATCCTAATTTTGAATGGGCAATCAAACTAGAGGACATGGTGCAGCTGAAAGGAGACCGGTTTTTTGAAGTTTATAACGGCCACCCGCACGTGCATAATTACGGCGATACGGCAACCATGGGAATGGAAGAGTTATGGGACAAATTGCTCATTCATTATATTCATCAGGGTAAACCGTTGTTGTATGCTTTAGCCACGGATGATTCGCACAATTACCTGGAGCATAAAATCGGCTTATCTAACCCAGGTCGGGGCTGGATTATGGTGAAGGCACAGAGCTTAACTGCAGGCGCGCTTATAGATGCGATGGAAAGGGGAGATTTTTATGCCACGACGGGAGTAGAACTGGAGGATGTTAGCTTTAAAAAAAAGACGTTAGCCGTTAAAGTTAAGCCCGTTCCAGGCATTGACTACACCATCCAATTTTGGGGAGCAGAAAAGTCAGCAGATGGCGTCAGACAAGGGGGGAAGCTGTTGAAGGAAGTAAAAGGCATAAAAGCCACCTATAAATTGCGAAAGAAAGACCTTTATGTCCGGGCAAAAATTATTTCCTCCCAGCTAAAAGAAAACCCCTATATGGAAGGAGATTTGGTTACAGCCTGGACACAGCCGGTTGCTAAGCCCTGA